The following coding sequences are from one Ruminococcus flavefaciens AE3010 window:
- a CDS encoding ABC-2 transporter permease codes for MMKGLITKEIIVLIKNNKMQFLCLLMFVVLGVFMKSPAYIMFIPFLFPMLVKQGLTVDEMSKWDKYSECFPVDRKKIVSSKYIVVLFAAVISSVMALASFLLINIINKDKVLSLNDITVYLTAASSISIILPAFMYPFDFKYGTAKGRIVYFILTGIAVAGLSSAFMGADIASYVSKLTQPILIAAIFAAALILFTVSWFISAKIYETREI; via the coding sequence ATGATGAAAGGTTTAATTACAAAGGAAATCATTGTACTAATAAAGAACAACAAAATGCAGTTTTTATGCCTGCTCATGTTTGTGGTGCTGGGAGTATTCATGAAGAGCCCCGCATATATCATGTTCATACCCTTCCTTTTCCCCATGCTGGTAAAGCAGGGACTTACCGTTGACGAAATGAGCAAGTGGGACAAATACTCAGAATGCTTCCCCGTTGACAGAAAGAAGATCGTTTCTTCAAAGTATATAGTTGTGCTTTTTGCAGCTGTGATATCATCAGTAATGGCACTGGCATCATTTCTTCTCATAAACATCATAAACAAGGATAAGGTACTGAGCCTTAATGATATAACTGTATATCTTACTGCGGCATCTTCAATTTCCATTATTCTCCCTGCATTTATGTATCCCTTTGATTTCAAATACGGCACAGCCAAGGGCAGAATCGTTTATTTTATTCTGACAGGTATTGCCGTTGCAGGTTTATCTTCAGCATTTATGGGAGCTGATATTGCCTCATACGTATCTAAGCTGACTCAGCCCATACTTATTGCAGCTATCTTTGCAGCTGCTCTGATACTGTTCACGGTGTCATGGTTCATTTCCGCAAAGATCTACGAAACAAGAGAGATATGA
- a CDS encoding ABC transporter ATP-binding protein — translation MNALSINNLTKKYNGFTLDNVSFSLPQGCILGLIGENGAGKSTTIRSILGSIKYDGSIEVLGQPISAELKNRIGVVLDEVGFPDKLNAYDINKIMKNMFTNWDEKVYREYISKFSLPENKAFSDFSKGMKMKLGIAVALSHHAELLILDEPTSGLDPLVRDEIIDILNDFTREENHSILISSHIVSDLEKLCDYIAFMHKGKLMLCEEKDNLLEQYVFINTTEEQLAELDENAVKGKRSNKWSTEAIVDKNMIPASFTTKPVSIEDLFVFMAKEEN, via the coding sequence ATGAACGCTTTAAGCATCAATAATCTTACAAAAAAATACAACGGCTTTACACTTGACAATGTTTCGTTTTCACTTCCCCAGGGCTGTATCCTCGGACTCATCGGTGAGAACGGCGCAGGAAAAAGTACAACTATACGTTCTATCCTCGGTTCCATAAAGTACGACGGCAGCATAGAAGTCCTCGGGCAGCCTATCTCCGCGGAGCTGAAAAACCGCATCGGCGTAGTTCTTGATGAGGTGGGATTCCCCGATAAGCTCAACGCCTACGACATCAACAAGATAATGAAGAATATGTTCACCAACTGGGACGAAAAGGTATACCGTGAATATATAAGCAAGTTCAGCCTGCCCGAGAACAAGGCTTTCTCGGATTTCTCAAAAGGCATGAAAATGAAGCTTGGCATCGCAGTTGCCCTTTCGCATCACGCTGAACTGCTCATACTCGACGAGCCCACAAGCGGACTTGATCCCCTTGTAAGAGACGAGATAATCGATATTCTCAATGACTTTACCCGTGAGGAGAACCACTCAATACTTATCTCGTCACATATCGTGAGCGACCTTGAAAAGCTCTGCGACTATATCGCCTTTATGCACAAGGGCAAGCTTATGCTATGCGAAGAAAAGGACAATCTGCTTGAGCAGTATGTATTTATCAATACCACCGAAGAACAGCTTGCAGAGCTGGACGAAAACGCTGTCAAGGGCAAACGCTCCAACAAATGGAGCACAGAGGCTATCGTTGACAAAAACATGATACCTGCTTCTTTCACTACAAAACCCGTTTCAATAGAGGATCTGTTCGTATTTATGGCTAAGGAGGAAAACTAA
- a CDS encoding GntR family transcriptional regulator gives MNIFIDNKNGAPIYDQIYNQIKSSIINGELKENDPLPSIRNLAKDLRISVITTKRAYDELEREGFIYTLPAKGCFVAPKNTELLREENLKRIEELLTEVRQRAASCSLSTDDIIDMYKYLSEN, from the coding sequence TTGAATATATTCATTGATAATAAAAACGGCGCTCCCATTTATGACCAGATCTACAATCAGATAAAAAGCAGTATCATAAACGGAGAGCTTAAAGAAAACGATCCGCTGCCGTCCATACGAAATCTTGCAAAGGACCTGCGCATAAGCGTGATAACTACAAAACGAGCGTATGACGAGCTGGAACGGGAGGGCTTCATATACACGCTGCCTGCCAAGGGCTGCTTTGTAGCTCCGAAGAACACCGAGCTCCTGCGTGAGGAGAACCTCAAAAGGATAGAGGAGCTCCTGACGGAAGTCCGACAGCGCGCTGCCTCATGCAGCCTTTCCACAGACGATATAATCGATATGTACAAATACCTCAGCGAAAACTAA
- a CDS encoding GGDEF domain-containing protein: MENSALYISYAITEIFCILFSIGIIIKANKNVGTQLQMRHFRGMAMFFIIYLLSDVFWALGQGGLIPFNDALNKAANAVGLVAVTLLTLGWCIFVIYRIDQNKSKNMKLLMWIHYAVAAADALLVIISVFTGFYFYIDEKGIFQFADGYIVHILFTFLQLFGSGIYSFAQSFKNKQVKVRKEYRLPLLFIIIPSATAILEGMLPLTPIVSLGIFLPIHYAFLEIQNSEIYSDALTGLNNRRRMEIFLQDMIHNASEDKPFRIYMIDVNDFKQVNDKFGHIVGDRTLQLVADALHNVSDRLHGFCARYGGDEFVLITNDEAQVQEAIQNEVNTMRARCADLVPTISVCTGSAECRSGAVTATQLIAQADEQLYIQKEIFHGRKKPEEAKYTQ, from the coding sequence ATGGAGAATTCTGCGCTTTATATTTCATATGCAATAACCGAGATATTCTGCATTTTATTTTCCATAGGCATTATCATCAAAGCCAACAAAAACGTTGGTACACAGCTCCAGATGCGCCATTTCAGAGGAATGGCAATGTTTTTCATAATATACCTTTTAAGTGACGTATTCTGGGCGCTGGGACAGGGCGGACTTATACCATTCAACGACGCTCTCAATAAGGCGGCAAATGCTGTGGGACTGGTGGCAGTAACGCTTCTGACGCTGGGCTGGTGCATATTCGTTATTTACCGTATTGACCAGAATAAATCGAAGAACATGAAGCTGCTGATGTGGATACATTATGCTGTGGCGGCTGCTGACGCTCTGCTCGTCATAATATCTGTTTTTACAGGCTTTTATTTCTATATTGATGAAAAAGGCATTTTTCAGTTCGCTGACGGGTACATCGTCCATATCCTCTTTACCTTTTTACAGCTTTTCGGCAGCGGCATATACTCCTTTGCACAGAGCTTCAAAAACAAGCAGGTCAAGGTCAGAAAGGAATACAGGCTGCCCCTGCTGTTTATCATAATACCGTCGGCAACAGCGATACTTGAGGGCATGCTGCCCCTTACGCCGATCGTTTCACTGGGAATATTCCTGCCCATACACTATGCATTTCTTGAGATACAGAACAGTGAGATATACTCCGATGCTCTCACAGGGCTCAACAACCGCAGACGCATGGAGATATTCTTACAGGACATGATACACAATGCCTCCGAGGATAAGCCATTCAGGATATATATGATAGATGTCAACGACTTCAAGCAGGTCAATGATAAATTCGGTCATATTGTTGGCGACAGGACGCTCCAGCTTGTGGCGGACGCTCTTCACAATGTTTCGGACAGGCTACACGGCTTCTGCGCAAGGTATGGCGGCGATGAATTCGTGCTGATAACCAATGACGAAGCACAGGTGCAGGAGGCTATACAGAATGAGGTCAACACGATGAGGGCAAGATGTGCCGATCTTGTGCCGACCATATCGGTATGTACGGGCTCTGCGGAGTGCCGCTCGGGAGCAGTGACCGCGACACAGCTTATAGCGCAGGCAGATGAGCAGCTTTATATTCAGAAAGAAATATTCCACGGAAGAAAAAAGCCCGAAGAGGCAAAATATACACAGTAA
- a CDS encoding dockerin type I repeat-containing protein translates to MTFRIFKRTVSAAAAAMCFMAAVPAVPLSASAESHKLISYEGYDYEYWADSDESTVTFDIDKKGGFDASWNAYGNCFMSKGLIEQAPASNNYKIDYDLSINFGPVQNATAENACTYVCAYGFLKQPTAEFFFTDYDSDISRYENTEYFTPMGSVDIDGKTYDLYSQKVSMHTINGAVSYTRYFSVRRGGEMKDRYELGQSWGSETEYSDYSGEIDIGAQFDALEKLGEKIGDLDRVSLNVESYRSSGEVKLKSCDFTEYTPANSGIQTKGTFEKNGGTYTYTSSCRPSKVDMKINTVTDDKEFDYKWQGGSNTITKTFFNEPVKIGANDLILFKEDYSFELNGDDSSDNSFSGILEMELNDSQKLCLVDTGTDISQEKISSYYKEKGIVPTVKNTASPAQTITLSGALYDTEKQVMSVYPFTYMFKDGNKEYTDYWLTIYPNDIYSYNENKREFSGNKILPDHSYRSYNIIKIADLLKDLREYGLDADTVYSASYTLSSENYSGSLSVNALKLDISRFNSGGYDFSPEYYGENNFDIDSNKNGLFDFSWNNTKYGACTAMAEKHFDGSGLDLSKVKSIVADYSVTVDSVQVYGVKNDNTAVYLRGKLPLSDGARSEFYIDLAYLGNNADLKKQVKLIPSAFSLKDNDKEYELYFNPNDYPSGFCVSGFVSDINELVHQYWSLEHEPPVNGEAPASFSGSVDITKHIAKYKATGDRDAFGIISDLALCAEAYRSVGTVSVDKFDITVTYNDGTVMKYTPSGAAAPEKDFLKGDINGDDVFSISDVVTLQQWLIGSRNVWVKNLEAADLNSDGSIDIFDLCEMRKAVLQKITFPVAVSINVRGGYAGVDREWKVYREDDKFILYFKNIKNSTDAPFTAEITEEEYRQIMSQDYEVNIAPPLVMDGFYYDSVITYKDGTEKKHTVRYVRGSLDNG, encoded by the coding sequence ATGACATTCAGGATATTTAAACGCACTGTATCCGCGGCAGCTGCCGCCATGTGCTTTATGGCTGCTGTACCCGCTGTACCGCTCAGTGCAAGTGCCGAATCACACAAGCTCATTTCCTATGAGGGCTATGACTATGAATACTGGGCGGACTCTGATGAAAGCACGGTCACCTTTGATATTGATAAAAAAGGCGGCTTTGATGCCTCATGGAATGCATACGGAAACTGCTTCATGTCAAAGGGTCTCATAGAGCAGGCGCCTGCTTCCAATAACTACAAGATAGACTATGACCTGTCCATAAACTTCGGACCTGTGCAGAATGCGACGGCAGAAAACGCCTGCACATATGTATGCGCTTACGGCTTTTTGAAGCAGCCTACGGCGGAGTTCTTCTTTACGGACTACGATTCGGACATTTCACGCTATGAGAATACCGAATACTTTACCCCGATGGGCAGCGTCGACATTGACGGCAAGACCTATGATCTATACAGCCAGAAAGTAAGCATGCATACTATCAACGGCGCTGTTTCATACACCAGATATTTCAGTGTACGCAGGGGCGGAGAGATGAAAGACCGCTACGAGCTGGGTCAGAGCTGGGGCTCCGAGACCGAGTACAGCGACTATTCGGGTGAGATAGATATTGGTGCACAATTCGACGCTCTTGAAAAGCTGGGCGAAAAAATAGGCGACCTTGACAGGGTATCCCTCAATGTGGAGTCCTACAGAAGCAGCGGAGAGGTCAAGCTCAAAAGCTGTGACTTTACGGAATATACTCCCGCCAATAGCGGTATACAGACAAAGGGCACCTTTGAAAAGAACGGCGGCACCTATACCTACACATCATCGTGCAGACCCAGCAAGGTGGATATGAAGATCAATACCGTCACCGACGACAAGGAATTCGACTACAAATGGCAGGGCGGCTCAAACACTATCACCAAGACGTTTTTCAACGAGCCTGTAAAGATCGGAGCCAATGACCTCATACTTTTCAAGGAGGACTACTCTTTTGAACTGAACGGAGATGACAGCTCCGACAACAGCTTCAGCGGTATCCTCGAAATGGAGCTGAACGACTCCCAGAAACTCTGTCTCGTCGATACGGGAACGGATATCAGTCAGGAGAAGATCAGTTCATATTACAAGGAAAAGGGTATAGTTCCCACAGTGAAAAATACAGCATCCCCTGCTCAGACAATAACTCTTTCGGGAGCATTATACGACACCGAAAAACAGGTAATGAGCGTTTATCCCTTCACCTATATGTTTAAGGACGGAAATAAGGAATACACTGACTACTGGTTGACGATCTATCCCAATGATATTTATTCATACAATGAAAACAAGCGCGAATTCAGCGGAAACAAGATACTCCCAGACCACTCCTACCGCAGCTATAATATCATTAAGATAGCAGATCTGCTGAAAGACCTGAGGGAGTACGGACTTGATGCAGATACCGTATATTCAGCTTCTTATACTTTAAGCTCCGAGAACTACAGCGGTTCACTTTCAGTAAATGCGCTGAAACTGGATATTTCCCGCTTCAACAGCGGCGGATATGATTTTTCTCCCGAATACTACGGTGAAAATAACTTTGACATAGACAGCAATAAAAACGGTCTGTTTGATTTCAGCTGGAACAACACAAAGTACGGAGCTTGTACTGCTATGGCAGAAAAGCACTTTGACGGCAGCGGTCTTGACCTTTCAAAGGTAAAGAGCATTGTTGCTGATTACAGCGTAACTGTGGATTCGGTGCAGGTATACGGGGTCAAAAACGATAATACAGCTGTTTATTTACGCGGAAAGCTCCCCCTGTCAGACGGTGCAAGAAGCGAATTCTATATCGACCTTGCATACCTCGGAAACAACGCTGACCTTAAAAAGCAGGTCAAGCTTATCCCGTCCGCATTTTCGCTCAAGGATAACGACAAAGAATATGAGCTTTACTTCAACCCAAATGATTATCCCAGCGGCTTCTGCGTTTCGGGATTTGTCAGCGATATAAATGAACTTGTTCATCAGTACTGGAGCCTTGAACACGAGCCTCCTGTAAACGGTGAAGCCCCCGCATCATTCAGCGGCTCTGTAGACATCACCAAGCATATCGCCAAATACAAAGCAACAGGAGACCGTGATGCCTTCGGTATTATCAGCGACCTTGCTTTATGCGCTGAGGCTTACCGCTCTGTGGGTACTGTTTCGGTCGACAAGTTCGATATAACCGTTACTTACAACGACGGAACTGTTATGAAGTATACTCCCAGCGGAGCCGCAGCTCCTGAAAAAGATTTTCTGAAGGGCGATATAAACGGCGACGATGTATTCAGTATATCAGACGTGGTAACACTTCAGCAGTGGCTTATCGGCTCACGCAATGTATGGGTGAAAAATCTTGAAGCCGCCGATCTCAACAGCGACGGCAGCATCGATATATTCGATCTCTGCGAGATGAGAAAGGCTGTGCTCCAAAAGATCACATTTCCTGTTGCCGTATCTATCAACGTAAGAGGCGGATACGCAGGAGTAGACAGAGAATGGAAGGTCTATCGGGAAGACGATAAGTTCATTCTGTATTTCAAGAATATAAAAAACAGCACGGACGCGCCCTTTACGGCAGAGATCACCGAAGAGGAATACCGTCAGATCATGTCTCAGGACTACGAAGTGAATATCGCTCCGCCTTTGGTTATGGACGGCTTCTACTATGATTCCGTTATCACCTATAAGGACGGCACGGAAAAAAAACACACAGTCAGATATGTCCGAGGCAGTCTGGATAATGGATAA
- a CDS encoding fructose-bisphosphatase class III: MDIKYLRLLAKEYPTIESAASEIINLSAIRSLPKGTEYFFSDIHGEYEAFLHMLRSASGMIKIKTDLVLGKTVSAADREKLAELIYYPEKEIARLTNSGELSDEWKRLSIYRLILVCETVSAKYTRSRIRKRIPEDMVYILDELLNVTDDVNKDYYYDEIISAIISTGIAETFIISLCKLIQSVCIDRLHIIGDIFDRGPRADVIMDELMKMHDVDIQWGNHDISWMGAAAGNPALIANVIRIAMRYNNFDVLEDGYGLNLRALAVFAAETYENDDCSLYMPNALDDNIYDPVDLKLAAKMHKAITVIQMKLEGQLIAKHPEWEMTDRDIFGRTDFAKGTVTIEGREHELLDRSFPTVDPKSPLTLSEGEAELMNVLKASFRHSEKLQRHIRFIYAKGAMYKTCNNNLLFHGCIPMDESGQLQSVNIGGKQYSGKALLDKLGELVNQAYFGSGAEKEYAGDFMWYLWCGPKSPLYGKDKMAFFERGLLADNSLHTENYNSYYTFSESAEVCMSLLEQFGLDPQKGHIINGHVPVKIKNGESPVKAGGKLFVIDGGISKAYQSTTGIAGYTLIYDSHSLNLAEHKPFVAGESGNTPTIHLVEKLDRRANISDTDKGEEILDKIADLRQLLDAYKAGTIK, translated from the coding sequence ATGGATATAAAATACCTCAGACTTCTTGCAAAGGAGTACCCTACCATAGAGAGCGCCGCAAGTGAGATAATCAACCTTTCGGCGATACGAAGCCTTCCCAAGGGCACGGAATACTTTTTCAGCGATATCCACGGGGAGTATGAAGCCTTTCTGCATATGCTCAGGAGCGCTTCGGGTATGATAAAGATAAAGACAGACCTTGTCCTCGGCAAGACCGTTTCCGCGGCTGACCGCGAAAAGCTTGCGGAGCTCATATACTACCCCGAAAAGGAGATAGCGCGGCTCACCAACAGCGGGGAGCTTTCCGACGAGTGGAAGAGGCTCAGCATCTACCGCCTTATACTTGTATGTGAGACTGTATCCGCCAAGTACACACGCTCACGCATACGCAAGCGTATCCCCGAGGATATGGTGTACATACTGGACGAGCTCCTCAACGTCACCGACGACGTAAACAAAGACTACTACTATGATGAGATAATCAGCGCCATAATCAGCACAGGCATTGCGGAGACCTTCATCATATCCCTGTGCAAGCTCATACAGTCGGTCTGCATAGACAGACTTCATATCATAGGTGATATCTTCGACAGAGGTCCCCGTGCCGATGTTATAATGGACGAGCTTATGAAAATGCACGACGTTGATATACAGTGGGGCAACCACGATATCTCATGGATGGGAGCTGCCGCAGGTAATCCTGCTCTCATAGCCAATGTTATCCGCATAGCCATGAGATACAATAATTTTGACGTCCTTGAGGACGGCTACGGACTCAATCTCCGCGCACTTGCGGTATTTGCCGCAGAGACCTACGAGAATGACGATTGCAGTCTCTATATGCCCAATGCTCTCGACGACAATATCTACGACCCTGTTGACCTGAAGCTTGCCGCTAAAATGCACAAGGCAATAACCGTTATACAGATGAAGCTGGAGGGACAGCTCATAGCCAAGCACCCCGAGTGGGAAATGACAGACCGCGATATCTTTGGCAGAACGGATTTTGCAAAGGGTACTGTGACCATAGAAGGCAGGGAGCATGAGCTCCTTGACAGGAGCTTCCCCACAGTGGATCCCAAGTCGCCCCTCACTCTCTCGGAGGGCGAGGCAGAGCTTATGAATGTGCTGAAGGCATCTTTCAGACACAGTGAAAAGCTGCAAAGGCATATCCGCTTCATATACGCAAAGGGAGCCATGTACAAGACCTGCAACAATAATCTGCTGTTCCACGGCTGTATCCCCATGGACGAAAGCGGACAGCTCCAGAGCGTGAATATCGGCGGTAAGCAGTATTCGGGAAAGGCGCTTCTGGACAAGCTGGGAGAGCTGGTAAATCAGGCATATTTCGGAAGCGGTGCGGAAAAGGAATACGCAGGAGACTTCATGTGGTATCTCTGGTGCGGACCTAAGTCGCCCCTTTACGGCAAGGACAAAATGGCGTTCTTTGAGCGGGGGCTTCTTGCTGACAACTCCCTGCATACCGAGAACTACAACTCCTACTATACATTCTCGGAAAGCGCTGAGGTCTGTATGTCGCTGCTGGAGCAGTTCGGACTTGACCCGCAAAAGGGACATATCATAAACGGACATGTTCCCGTTAAGATCAAGAACGGCGAAAGCCCTGTAAAGGCAGGGGGCAAGCTATTTGTCATCGACGGCGGCATCTCCAAGGCTTATCAGTCCACAACAGGTATTGCGGGCTATACCCTCATATACGACTCCCACAGTCTCAATCTTGCCGAGCACAAGCCCTTTGTGGCAGGGGAGAGCGGTAACACTCCCACAATACATCTTGTGGAGAAGCTTGATCGCCGTGCGAATATCTCCGATACGGACAAGGGCGAGGAGATACTTGACAAGATCGCCGATCTGCGGCAGCTCCTTGACGCATACAAGGCGGGAACCATAAAATAA
- a CDS encoding RNA polymerase sigma factor, translating to MTGKEYSKLYQESRDKAYDAIFEEYCNYVYAIVYNRLRGVASREDIEECVSDIFADVFFGYSPQSAVKEDMKGYIGTVAKRRAINAFHSLTARQKHFSENNEDELISISSDKDIEADSDRTETRSVLLSKINELGEPDSTIILQKYYYDRSSAEIAEMLSMKASAVRMRAARALEKLRKQLAKNGITL from the coding sequence ATGACGGGCAAGGAATACTCAAAACTATATCAGGAATCCCGTGACAAAGCCTACGACGCGATCTTTGAAGAATACTGCAATTACGTTTATGCTATAGTTTACAACAGACTACGGGGAGTTGCTTCACGGGAGGATATAGAGGAATGTGTAAGTGATATCTTTGCAGATGTTTTCTTCGGATATTCTCCGCAGTCAGCTGTCAAAGAGGATATGAAAGGCTATATAGGCACAGTCGCAAAGCGCCGCGCCATAAACGCTTTTCACAGCCTTACCGCAAGGCAGAAGCATTTTTCGGAGAATAACGAGGACGAGCTTATCAGTATAAGCTCTGATAAGGATATCGAAGCCGATTCCGACAGGACAGAGACCAGAAGCGTTTTGCTGAGCAAGATAAACGAGCTGGGCGAACCCGATTCAACGATCATACTCCAGAAATACTATTACGACCGCTCCTCGGCAGAGATAGCAGAAATGCTCTCCATGAAAGCCTCAGCCGTTAGAATGAGGGCGGCAAGAGCCCTTGAAAAGCTGAGAAAACAACTTGCAAAAAACGGTATCACACTGTAA
- a CDS encoding S41 family peptidase, whose product MNTKKTIAGLSALSVLISSGAFTAMNAFAEEASDFTTGKITAHLYSDEDLRELECRYYNDMPNVPYIKLSDYYSCWLDQELVITDKNDGTYEVKVPVGATGTIDVTKDTVSSDDMARFLAPQYAVESESSEIFTYITETEHIALNASSDEEDENKEMTFELADYKIDLRSGDNDIWWPVQTLCDFYEYSFNEAEIVDDELYFCGHLMSGYSRSAVIYTPQHIANFTEKYKNGRPKDLAEYNYNELCFAIDYNYGYPGRFKYNDLLAESGFDAMLSNASDGTRKIRELLLSEDVYEYCAGFELLNDYLWDGGHTFFTEIMLQPKTEFTAKVVEKLNEVGLPEDAMRWEAEYANDDMSSKCAEAAREEMKKTADTVEKYTKSTYFSKGDTAVFSFEMFEDASDKWNAYYYHNGELPQDLISEFYTCVSKADADPAIKNFVIDLGTNPGGSLGVAEYMMSLINDLDSVTVYMGPSSPAYKIKYTADKNLDKAYDDKDKAFSTDLRFGLITSNASFSCANLMPSLAKDTGIMLVGEKSGGGTCAISHRATADGMFFTISSGLKFADKDGNSIDAGIKPDYDLVKLNADGTKDFSEVYNFSRLSALFSEFYGKKTENDPASSTTTTTTTTTTTTTTSNTTTTTTSAASTSTTAASSTTSVSDSTTTVNSGDLPQTGNNSAKTAVACAVVLIAAGGAAMLMARRKED is encoded by the coding sequence ATGAACACAAAAAAAACGATCGCAGGACTATCTGCACTTTCCGTACTTATAAGCTCAGGCGCATTCACAGCAATGAACGCCTTTGCGGAAGAAGCAAGTGACTTCACAACAGGAAAAATAACAGCACATCTATATTCGGACGAAGATCTCAGGGAACTCGAATGCCGATACTACAATGATATGCCCAATGTCCCCTACATAAAGCTCTCAGACTATTACAGCTGCTGGCTTGATCAGGAGCTTGTGATAACCGATAAGAACGACGGGACTTATGAAGTAAAGGTGCCTGTAGGCGCTACTGGTACTATCGACGTGACCAAGGATACCGTATCGTCAGATGATATGGCAAGATTCCTTGCACCTCAATATGCGGTGGAAAGTGAAAGCTCTGAAATATTTACATATATCACGGAGACAGAACACATCGCACTGAACGCTTCTTCTGATGAAGAGGACGAGAACAAAGAGATGACTTTTGAGCTTGCGGATTATAAAATAGACCTCCGCAGCGGTGACAATGATATATGGTGGCCTGTACAGACCCTGTGCGATTTCTATGAGTATTCTTTCAATGAGGCTGAGATCGTTGATGACGAGCTTTATTTCTGCGGTCATCTCATGTCTGGCTATTCAAGAAGTGCAGTTATATATACTCCGCAGCATATTGCGAATTTCACCGAGAAGTACAAAAACGGACGTCCAAAGGATCTTGCAGAGTACAATTACAATGAATTATGCTTTGCTATCGACTATAACTACGGCTATCCGGGAAGATTCAAGTACAACGATCTTCTTGCCGAGAGCGGCTTTGACGCAATGCTCTCAAATGCCAGTGACGGTACAAGGAAAATAAGGGAGCTGCTCCTTTCCGAGGATGTATATGAATACTGTGCAGGTTTTGAGCTTCTGAACGATTATTTATGGGACGGCGGACATACCTTCTTCACAGAGATAATGTTACAGCCTAAAACCGAATTCACTGCTAAAGTTGTGGAGAAGCTGAATGAAGTGGGTCTGCCCGAGGACGCCATGAGATGGGAGGCAGAATATGCCAACGATGATATGAGCTCGAAGTGTGCTGAGGCAGCAAGAGAAGAAATGAAAAAAACAGCGGATACAGTTGAAAAGTATACAAAATCCACTTATTTCTCAAAGGGCGATACTGCTGTATTCTCTTTTGAAATGTTTGAAGATGCTTCCGACAAATGGAATGCATATTATTACCATAACGGAGAGCTGCCCCAGGATCTTATCTCCGAATTCTATACCTGTGTTTCAAAGGCAGATGCCGATCCTGCAATAAAGAATTTTGTTATCGATCTCGGTACGAATCCCGGCGGTTCACTTGGTGTTGCAGAGTATATGATGAGCCTTATAAATGACCTTGACAGTGTAACTGTCTACATGGGACCAAGCTCTCCTGCTTACAAGATAAAATATACTGCCGACAAGAACCTTGACAAAGCCTATGACGATAAGGACAAGGCTTTCAGTACCGATCTCAGATTCGGACTTATCACTTCCAATGCTTCATTCTCGTGTGCTAACCTTATGCCGTCACTGGCAAAGGATACAGGCATAATGCTTGTAGGTGAAAAGAGCGGCGGCGGTACTTGTGCAATAAGCCACCGTGCAACAGCTGACGGTATGTTCTTCACTATCTCGTCAGGTCTCAAGTTTGCTGACAAGGACGGCAATTCCATTGACGCAGGCATAAAGCCTGATTATGATCTTGTAAAGTTAAATGCTGACGGTACAAAGGACTTCTCCGAGGTCTACAATTTCAGCAGACTCAGTGCGCTTTTCAGTGAGTTCTACGGCAAGAAGACCGAGAACGATCCTGCATCTTCAACAACTACAACTACCACCACAACAACTACTACAACTACAACTTCAAATACTACAACGACCACTACATCAGCAGCAAGCACATCAACTACAGCAGCTTCATCAACAACTTCTGTATCAGACAGCACAACAACTGTAAACAGCGGAGATCTCCCACAGACAGGTAACAACTCGGCTAAAACAGCCGTTGCCTGCGCAGTTGTACTTATAGCAGCAGGCGGAGCCGCAATGCTTATGGCACGCAGAAAAGAGGACTGA